A single region of the Silene latifolia isolate original U9 population chromosome 8, ASM4854445v1, whole genome shotgun sequence genome encodes:
- the LOC141596460 gene encoding nucleolar GTP-binding protein 1, translated as MVQYNLKKITVVPNGKDLVDIVLSRTQRQTPTVVHKGYAISRLRQFYMRKVKYTQQNFHEKLSAIIDEFPRLDDIHPFYGDLLHVLYNKDHYKLALGQVNTARNLISKICKDYVKLLKYGDSLYRCKCLKVAALGRMCTVTKRIGPSLAYLEQVRQHMARLPSIDPNTRTVLICGYPNVGKSSFMNKITRADVDVQPYAFTTKSLFVGHTDYKYLRYQVIDTPGILDRPFEDRNIIEMCSITALAHLRAAILFFLDISGSCGYTIAQQAALFHSIKSLFMNKPLVIVCNKTDLQPFDGLSEEDKKLVMEMKSEALKTLVGGGEAANEDGVLLTMSALTDEGVTAVKNAACDRLLEQRVELKMKSKKINDCLNRFHVAIPKPRDEKLRLPCIPAGVLENRAKEAAEKAEREKRKTERDLEDENGGAGVYSASLKKHYILANEEWKEDIIPEFLDGHNVFDFVDPDILQRLEELEREEGIRMADAAEEEFEMDGDELTPAEKEALAEIRKKKSLLIQEHRIKKSNASSRPIVPRKFDKDRQYNTKRMGRQLSKLGIDPSAAIDRARSKSRGRKRERSAGMDIDGGDAMDMDDEQSAKKKLRRLSRPRSRSRSRPPTEVIPGEGLRDSDQKSKAIQKARKSVKNRNKNARKGEADRSIPTLRPKHLITGKRGNGKTDRR; from the coding sequence ATGGTTCAGTATAATCTTAAAAAGATCACTGTCGTTCCCAATGGGAAGGATCTGGTTGACATCGTTCTATCCCGTACCCAAAGACAAACTCCTACAGTTGTGCACAAAGGTTATGCCATCTCTAGACTTCGGCAATTTTACATGAGAAAAGTGAAGTACACTCAGCAGAATTTCCATGAGAAGCTTTCTGCTATTATCGATGAGTTCCCCAGGCTTGATGACATCCATCCTTTCTATGGTGATCTTCTCCACGTCCTTTACAACAAGGATCATTACAAACTTGCTCTTGGGCAAGTCAATACTGCAAGAAATCTGATTTCCAAAATCTGCAAGGATTATGTTAAGCTGTTGAAGTATGGTGATTCACTTTACCGATGCAAATGTCTCAAGGTTGCTGCTCTTGGTCGAATGTGTACTGTGACTAAGCGAATTGGTCCTAGTTTGGCCTATCTCGAACAAGTTAGGCAGCATATGGCCAGGTTGCCTTCCATTGACCCAAATACCAGAACGGTCCTGATTTGCGGCTACCCCAATGTTGGAAAGAGTTCGTTCATGAACAAGATCACGAGGGCTGATGTTGATGTGCAACCATATGCATTTACAACAAAATCCTTGTTTGTGGGTCATACGGATTACAAGTATTTGAGGTACCAAGTGATTGATACTCCTGGGATTCTTGACCGGCCGTTTGAAGATAGAAATATCATTGAGATGTGCAGTATTACTGCTCTTGCACATCTACGCGcagccatcctcttcttccttgataTCTCCGGATCATGTGGGTATACCATTGCTCAACAGGCAGCGCTCTTCCACAGTATCAAGTCTCTTTTCATGAACAAGCCATTGGTGATTGTGTGCAACAAAACAGATTTGCAGCCATTTGATGGACTTTCCGAAGAGGACAAGAAACTGGTAATGGAAATGAAGTCTGAGGCTCTGAAAACTCTTGTTGGAGGCGGTGAGGCTGCAAATGAAGATGGGGTTCTTTTGACCATGAGTGCTTTGACGGATGAGGGGGTTACTGCTGTAAAGAATGCTGCTTGTGATAGGTTACTTGAGCAGAGGGTGGAGCTCAAGATGAAATCAAAGAAGATCAATGATTGCTTAAACCGCTTCCACGTGGCTATTCCAAAGCCTCGGGACGAGAAGCTAAGGCTGCCTTGCATTCCTGCTGGGGTATTGGAGAACAGGGCGAAGGAAGCTGCTGAAAAAGCTGAGAGGGAGAAGCGCAAAACTGAAAGGGATTTGGAGGATGAGAACGGTGGTGCTGGTGTCTATTCTGCCAGCTTGAAGAAGCACTACATCTTAGCAAATGAGGAATGGAAAGAGGACATCATACCTGAATTCCTTGACGGGCACAATGTCTTTGACTTTGTTGACCCTGATATCCTTCAAAGGCTGGAAGAGTTGGAGAGAGAAGAAGGGATCCGTATGGCAGATGCAGCTGAAGAAGAGTTTGAAATGGATGGTGATGAATTGACCCCAGCTGAGAAGGAGGCATTGGCGGAAATCAGGAAAAAGAAAAGCTTACTCATCCAAGAACACCGGATTAAGAAAAGCAATGCTTCAAGCAGGCCTATTGTTCCTAGGAAGTTTGACAAGGACAGACAATATAATACAAAAAGAATGGGGAGACAATTGTCGAAGCTAGGGATTGACCCTTCTGCAGCTATTGACAGAGCTCGGAGCAAATCTAGGGGTCGAAAGAGGGAGCGATCAGCCGGTATGGACATAGATGGTGGTGATGCTATGGATATGGATGATGAACAATCCGCCAAGAAGAAGCTCCGGAGATTGTCAAGACCTAGGTCAAGGTCGAGATCACGTCCCCCAACTGAAGTGATCCCAGGTGAAGGACTAAGGGACTCGGACCAGAAAAGCAAGGCTATTCAGAAGGCTCGTAAGTCCGTCAAGAATCGGAATAAGAATGCTCGTAAGGGTGAAGCTGATAGAAGCATCCCTACTCTCAGACCTAAACATCTCATCACCGGGAAGCGGGGTAATGGAAAAACTGACCGCCGTTAA